A window of the Emys orbicularis isolate rEmyOrb1 chromosome 1, rEmyOrb1.hap1, whole genome shotgun sequence genome harbors these coding sequences:
- the N4BP2L1 gene encoding NEDD4-binding protein 2-like 1, with amino-acid sequence MEDGTYVFRHDCLEEAHLWNQKRAHKAMKNGKSPVIIDNTNIHAWEMKPYVIMARENNYEVIFQEPDTHWKFNVRELARRNSHGVPREKIQRMKDQYEHDITFHIVLHSEKPSRDGRNSSGSNAAHNTGAYSNMCPTFPNRRTHSRYTNERSFNRGGFQNVF; translated from the exons ATGGAAGATGGCACCTATGTGTTCAGACATGATTGTCTAGAAGAAGCACACTTATGGAACCAAAAGAGAG CACATAAAGCAATGAAGAATGGGAAATCCCCGGTTATTATTGATAATACCAACATCCACGCTTGGGAAATGAAGCCATATGTGATTATG GCACGTGAGAATAACTATGAAGTTATATTCCAAGAACCTGACACACACTGGAAATTCAATGTTCGAGAGTTAGCAAG AAGAAACAGTCATGGTGTCCCAAGAGAAAAGATACAGCGCATGAAAGACCAGTATGAGCATGACATTACCTTTCATATCGTGCTTCACTCTGAAAAACCAAGCAGAGATGGCAGAAATTCCAGTGGATCCAATGCCGCTCACAACACTGGGGCTTATTCCAATATGTGTCCAACATTCCCAAACAGAAGAACACACAGCCGCTATACAAATGAAAGATCATTTAATAGAGGTGGATTCCAGAATGTATTTTAG